In the genome of Nitrospira japonica, one region contains:
- a CDS encoding terminase large subunit domain-containing protein, which yields MIGAPSRIAACAGQVSPMQFFSLLSWLDGRPLLDVMETYRQQILTEALFSVRPDGRPQFKRILTGRAKKNGKTADAVMAALYKLLVWVPAGNAGNQCFFVASDLGQANDDLDLAKKIIRCNPILESELNVMRNIVERRDGKGFLQILPAGDAPGLHGKTYLFLVVDELHTQSDYRLLEALELDRTRPDAVQWFASYAAISTQSGIPINDMLRQYHKGTDPRLFVSWFSGSIEEANPSLNGPLGPTLPDIEDAQRSLPSWIFRRLYLNLPGQPDGAAFDAGGIDAAVIPGRIVLPPQLGIKYMAFADLSGGGADDATLAIAHAQDGRAILDLLIDQGPRTNGTFSPENAVTLFSSVLKQYGCTVVIGDRYAAQWPIQAFAKCGIQYRPAQQTRSQLYANLEPLLNSGRIELLDQSKLIGQLIGLVRKGEKIDHSIGQHDDWANAATGVLVSAATLPKTVSKESIEGWIESCSRLSKSRWRPGD from the coding sequence ATGATTGGCGCACCGAGCAGAATTGCAGCCTGTGCTGGACAGGTGTCGCCGATGCAATTCTTCTCACTACTTTCTTGGCTGGATGGTAGGCCACTTCTCGATGTGATGGAGACGTACCGTCAGCAAATCCTAACTGAGGCACTGTTCTCCGTTCGACCAGATGGACGGCCGCAGTTCAAACGAATCCTTACTGGCCGTGCGAAGAAGAATGGCAAGACGGCAGATGCTGTGATGGCGGCTCTGTACAAGTTGTTGGTTTGGGTGCCAGCCGGAAATGCTGGAAATCAGTGCTTTTTCGTAGCTTCGGATCTTGGACAAGCCAATGATGACCTGGATTTGGCTAAGAAAATAATTCGCTGTAATCCAATTCTCGAATCCGAATTGAATGTGATGAGAAACATTGTCGAGCGTCGGGACGGCAAAGGATTCCTGCAAATTCTTCCAGCCGGTGATGCGCCAGGGCTGCATGGCAAAACCTATCTTTTCCTAGTAGTTGATGAACTCCACACCCAGAGCGACTATCGACTGCTAGAAGCGTTGGAACTGGATCGTACTCGACCCGATGCCGTGCAATGGTTCGCAAGCTATGCGGCGATTTCGACACAATCGGGAATACCCATCAATGACATGCTTCGCCAATACCACAAAGGGACCGATCCTCGACTATTTGTCAGTTGGTTCTCTGGATCTATCGAAGAGGCAAACCCGTCCCTAAATGGCCCCTTGGGTCCCACCTTGCCTGACATTGAAGACGCCCAAAGGTCCCTGCCCTCATGGATCTTCCGCCGCCTGTATTTGAATCTTCCAGGACAGCCTGACGGTGCGGCCTTTGATGCGGGAGGAATTGATGCGGCGGTAATCCCAGGACGTATTGTGTTGCCACCTCAACTGGGTATCAAGTACATGGCCTTTGCTGATTTGAGCGGTGGCGGAGCCGACGACGCAACACTGGCCATTGCTCATGCGCAGGACGGACGGGCCATTCTTGACTTGCTCATCGACCAAGGACCACGAACCAATGGCACTTTCTCGCCGGAGAATGCCGTCACACTGTTCTCATCGGTGCTCAAACAATACGGCTGTACCGTGGTGATCGGGGACCGATACGCAGCCCAGTGGCCCATTCAAGCGTTTGCGAAGTGCGGAATTCAGTACCGCCCTGCGCAACAGACCCGTAGCCAGCTCTATGCCAATTTGGAACCCTTGCTGAATAGTGGACGGATCGAACTCCTCGACCAGTCCAAGTTGATCGGACAACTGATCGGACTCGTGCGCAAGGGGGAGAAGATCGACCATTCTATTGGTCAACACGACGACTGGGCGAACGCGGCAACCGGCGTACTGGTTTCCGCCGCGACGTTACCGAAGACAGTTTCGAAAGAATCCATCGAGGGCTGGATAGAATCATGCTCAAGATTGTCTAAGTCCCGATGGCGACCAGGCGATTGA